One genomic region from Streptomyces sp. Li-HN-5-11 encodes:
- a CDS encoding acyl-CoA thioesterase II, whose protein sequence is MTNPAERLVDLLDLEQIEVNIFRGRSPQESLQRVFGGQVAGQALVAAGRTTDGERPVHSLHAYFLRPGRPGVPIVYQVERVRDGRSFTTRRVTAVQQGRTIFNLTASFHKPEQGGFEHQLPPARKVPDPDSLPTVTEEIREHLGALPEQLERMARRQPFDIRYVDRLRWTAEQVEGAEPRSAVWMRAVGPLGDDPLVHTCALTYASDMTLLDAVRIPIEPLWGPRGFDMASLDHAMWFHRPFRADGWLLYDQESPIAVGGRGLARGRIYDREGRLVVSVVQEGLFRKLG, encoded by the coding sequence ATGACGAACCCTGCCGAAAGGCTCGTCGACCTGCTCGACCTGGAGCAGATCGAGGTCAACATCTTCCGCGGCCGCAGCCCGCAGGAGTCCCTGCAGCGCGTCTTCGGCGGCCAGGTGGCCGGCCAGGCGCTGGTCGCCGCCGGGCGCACCACGGACGGCGAGCGTCCGGTGCACTCGCTGCACGCGTACTTCCTGCGCCCCGGCCGGCCGGGGGTGCCGATCGTGTACCAGGTGGAGCGGGTGCGGGACGGACGGTCCTTCACGACCCGCCGGGTCACCGCCGTGCAGCAGGGCCGCACGATCTTCAATCTGACCGCGTCCTTCCACAAGCCTGAACAGGGAGGTTTCGAACACCAGCTGCCGCCGGCGCGCAAGGTCCCGGACCCGGACTCCCTGCCGACGGTGACCGAAGAGATCCGGGAGCATCTGGGCGCGCTGCCCGAGCAGTTGGAGCGGATGGCGCGTCGCCAGCCCTTCGACATCCGGTACGTGGACCGGCTGCGCTGGACCGCGGAGCAGGTCGAGGGTGCCGAGCCGCGCAGCGCCGTCTGGATGCGCGCGGTCGGACCGCTGGGCGACGACCCGCTCGTGCACACCTGCGCGCTGACCTACGCGAGTGACATGACCCTGCTCGACGCCGTGCGCATTCCGATCGAGCCGCTGTGGGGGCCGCGGGGCTTCGACATGGCGTCGCTGGATCACGCCATGTGGTTCCACCGTCCCTTCCGCGCGGACGGCTGGCTCCTGTACGACCAGGAGTCGCCGATCGCGGTGGGCGGGCGCGGCCTGGCGCGCGGGCGGATCTACGACCGCGAAGGGCGGCTGGTGGTGTCCGTCGTGCAGGAGGGTCTGTTCCGGAAGCTGGGATGA
- a CDS encoding AMP-binding protein, producing the protein MIIPFSVCDFIERAAQVYADRVGVVDEPDQPAPSLGELTYGEVGDLARRQAARLDELGIEAGDRVAMVSHNSARLLTSFFGVSGWGRVLVPVNFRLRPNEVRYIIEHSGARMLLIDPELEESLRDVTAEHKLVLGDDQSLYAAPGTEPRPWQTDENATACINYTSGTTARPKGVQITHRNVWTNAVTFAMHTTASDRDVYLHTLPMFHANGWGMPYAMTGVGAQHVVLRKIDGAEILRRVERHGVTVLCAAPAVANAVLESAQSWDGEIPGRDRVRIIMAGAPPPTKTIARVQEELGWEFIQIYGLTETSPLLTINRSRAEWDDLPPEHKATKLTRAGAPALGVRLTISDDAENAGEVLARSNVVLEGYWRQPEESARALAGGWFHTGDGGTLGEDGYLTISDRKKDVIITGGENVSSIEVEDVLFSHPAVAEVAVIGVPDEKWGETIKALVVLVEGKQATEAELIAWCKDRAAGYKAPTSVEFRDELARTATGKLQKFKLRAPYWEGRDREIG; encoded by the coding sequence GTGATCATCCCGTTCAGTGTCTGCGACTTCATCGAGCGTGCTGCGCAGGTGTACGCCGATCGGGTCGGTGTGGTTGACGAGCCGGATCAGCCCGCGCCGTCGTTGGGCGAGCTGACCTACGGGGAGGTCGGGGACCTTGCCCGCCGGCAGGCTGCCCGGCTCGACGAGCTCGGCATCGAGGCCGGCGACCGGGTGGCGATGGTGAGCCACAACAGCGCACGGTTGCTGACCTCCTTCTTCGGTGTCAGCGGGTGGGGTCGCGTCCTGGTGCCGGTGAACTTCCGGCTGCGGCCGAACGAGGTGCGGTACATCATCGAGCACTCGGGTGCCCGCATGCTGCTGATCGATCCCGAGCTCGAGGAGTCGCTGCGCGACGTCACCGCCGAGCACAAACTGGTGCTCGGTGACGACCAATCGCTTTACGCCGCGCCCGGCACGGAGCCGCGGCCATGGCAGACCGACGAGAACGCGACCGCGTGCATCAACTACACCTCCGGCACCACCGCTCGGCCCAAGGGCGTGCAGATCACCCACCGCAATGTCTGGACCAATGCCGTCACTTTTGCGATGCACACAACCGCCAGTGACCGCGACGTCTATCTCCACACGCTTCCGATGTTCCATGCCAACGGCTGGGGAATGCCCTACGCAATGACCGGCGTGGGCGCCCAGCACGTGGTGCTTCGCAAGATCGACGGAGCCGAGATCCTTCGCCGCGTCGAGCGGCACGGCGTGACCGTGTTGTGCGCCGCGCCTGCCGTGGCCAACGCCGTACTGGAGTCGGCCCAGTCGTGGGACGGCGAGATCCCCGGCCGTGACCGGGTACGCATCATCATGGCGGGAGCACCGCCGCCCACCAAGACGATCGCCCGGGTGCAGGAGGAACTGGGCTGGGAATTCATCCAGATCTACGGCCTCACTGAGACCTCGCCGCTGCTCACCATCAACCGGAGCCGCGCCGAGTGGGACGACCTCCCGCCGGAGCACAAAGCGACGAAGCTGACCCGGGCGGGTGCACCCGCGCTCGGTGTGCGACTGACGATCTCCGACGACGCGGAGAACGCGGGCGAGGTTCTGGCTCGCTCCAACGTGGTCCTCGAGGGCTACTGGCGTCAGCCGGAGGAGTCTGCGCGGGCGCTGGCCGGCGGCTGGTTCCACACCGGCGACGGCGGCACGCTGGGTGAGGACGGCTACCTGACGATTTCCGACCGCAAGAAGGACGTGATCATTACCGGCGGCGAGAACGTCTCCTCGATCGAAGTCGAGGACGTGCTGTTCTCGCACCCGGCGGTCGCCGAAGTCGCGGTCATCGGCGTGCCGGACGAGAAGTGGGGCGAGACCATCAAGGCTCTCGTCGTCCTCGTAGAGGGCAAGCAGGCCACCGAGGCCGAGCTGATCGCGTGGTGCAAGGATCGGGCGGCCGGCTACAAGGCACCCACCTCGGTGGAGTTTCGCGACGAACTCGCTCGCACCGCGACCGGCAAACTCCAGAAGTTCAAGCTCCGCGCCCCGTACTGGGAGGGCCGGGACCGGGAGATCGGCTGA
- a CDS encoding serine hydrolase domain-containing protein: MEDSAFPALRIEGHSDERFTAVRDAFEANFRERGELGAAVSVRVGDEVVVDLWGGWADPGRTRPWERDTLVNVWSTTKGPTALCAHLLVDRGLLDLDAPVAAYWPEFAAGGKSAVLVRHLLSHRAGLAGLREPHSAAQLYDWKLTTARLAAMEPWWEPGTQSGYHALTYGFLIGEVIRRITGVLPGEFLQQEITGPLGIDFTIGLPEKESARAAELVHAQDPADGASLMAQLPPVVLAALANPAVGAAEANSSEWRAAEIPAANGHGTARAVCALYGILARRGLCGDRRVLSPEAAERVREGQGACRDLVLGAGFAQDTEVGLGLWLSGGNASYGPNPRALGHDGFGGSCGLADPEADLSLGYVMNRMGPHIADDPRKMALIEAVYSSL, encoded by the coding sequence ATGGAAGACTCCGCTTTCCCCGCACTCCGGATCGAGGGCCACAGTGACGAGCGTTTCACTGCGGTCCGGGACGCCTTCGAGGCCAATTTCCGGGAGCGCGGGGAACTGGGTGCGGCGGTGAGCGTGCGGGTGGGCGACGAGGTGGTGGTGGATCTGTGGGGCGGCTGGGCGGACCCCGGGCGCACCCGTCCCTGGGAGCGAGACACCCTGGTCAACGTCTGGTCGACGACCAAGGGGCCCACGGCACTGTGCGCCCACCTTCTGGTGGACCGGGGCTTGCTCGACCTGGACGCGCCGGTGGCAGCGTACTGGCCGGAGTTCGCGGCGGGCGGCAAGTCCGCCGTCCTCGTACGCCACCTCCTCTCGCACCGGGCGGGCCTGGCAGGGTTGCGCGAACCGCACAGCGCCGCCCAGTTGTACGACTGGAAGCTGACCACGGCCCGGCTGGCCGCCATGGAGCCCTGGTGGGAACCCGGCACGCAGTCCGGCTACCACGCGCTGACCTACGGCTTCCTGATCGGTGAGGTGATCCGGCGGATCACGGGCGTGCTGCCGGGCGAGTTCCTGCAGCAGGAGATCACAGGCCCGCTCGGGATCGACTTCACCATCGGCCTGCCCGAGAAGGAGAGTGCCCGGGCAGCCGAACTCGTCCATGCGCAGGACCCGGCGGACGGCGCATCCCTGATGGCCCAGCTGCCACCGGTCGTCCTGGCCGCGCTGGCCAACCCGGCGGTCGGCGCCGCCGAGGCCAACTCTTCTGAGTGGCGGGCAGCCGAGATACCCGCCGCGAACGGCCACGGCACGGCCCGCGCCGTCTGCGCCCTGTACGGAATTCTCGCCCGCCGTGGGCTGTGCGGTGACCGCCGGGTCCTGTCCCCGGAAGCCGCCGAGCGTGTCCGCGAGGGCCAGGGCGCCTGCCGCGACCTGGTCCTGGGCGCTGGGTTCGCCCAGGACACCGAGGTCGGCCTGGGACTGTGGCTCAGCGGCGGCAACGCCTCCTACGGTCCCAACCCCCGTGCCCTCGGCCATGACGGCTTCGGCGGCTCCTGCGGCCTGGCGGACCCGGAGGCGGATCTCAGCCTGGGCTACGTCATGAACCGGATGGGTCCCCATATCGCGGACGACCCCAGGAAGATGGCCCTGATCGAAGCGGTGTACAGCTCACTGTGA
- a CDS encoding FCD domain-containing protein → MAVTDEAIDRIKKMIVTGELRPGTRLPKEDDLAQQLGLSRNSLREAVRALTAMKILIPKQGDGTYVSSLEPHLLLETLSFASDVSHGQTALQLLQVRRLLEPPATALAVGRITDEDLTRLRSILDRSTAAESPEAFVRLDMEFHSAIVGLSGNPVLSMLLQVVSTQTQRIRILRGASVGPAIENAHRDHEAILAALASRDAQLAASAAAVHVSSVEQWLAQSLGTDGEAGPAPG, encoded by the coding sequence ATGGCCGTAACGGACGAGGCGATCGACCGGATCAAGAAGATGATCGTCACCGGCGAGCTGCGGCCCGGCACCCGGCTGCCCAAGGAGGACGACCTCGCGCAGCAGCTCGGGCTGTCGCGCAATTCGCTGCGCGAGGCCGTCCGGGCGCTGACCGCGATGAAGATCCTCATCCCCAAGCAGGGCGACGGCACCTACGTGTCCAGCCTCGAACCGCATCTGCTCCTGGAGACCCTCTCCTTCGCGTCCGACGTCTCCCACGGCCAGACCGCCCTGCAGCTGCTCCAGGTCCGCCGGCTCCTCGAACCGCCGGCGACCGCCCTGGCGGTGGGCCGCATCACCGACGAGGACCTCACCCGGCTGCGGTCGATCCTGGACCGGAGCACGGCAGCCGAGAGCCCCGAGGCGTTCGTGCGGCTGGACATGGAGTTCCACAGCGCCATCGTGGGCCTGTCCGGCAATCCGGTGCTCTCCATGCTTCTGCAGGTGGTCTCCACCCAGACCCAGCGCATCCGCATCCTGCGGGGAGCCAGCGTCGGCCCGGCGATCGAGAACGCCCACCGCGACCATGAGGCGATCCTGGCCGCCCTCGCCTCCCGCGACGCCCAACTGGCGGCCTCCGCCGCCGCGGTGCACGTGTCGAGCGTGGAGCAGTGGCTCGCGCAGAGCCTCGGCACGGACGGCGAGGCCGGGCCGGCTCCCGGCTGA
- a CDS encoding ABC transporter permease, translated as MSATTDTSAAKTATEDHPSGAGNRRGLDLRRYRDLSLIPVLLVLGLIGFIVSPAFLTSDNLLGVAQQSTELSLLVLAEAMILIAGRMDLSLESTIGVAPVIAVWLVLPASGGRFHGLGLLPTWTAVPVCLLVGALIGAINGFLILKLRLNGFIVTLGALTMLRGLQVAISQGQSIVELPSSFTYLGSTSWLGVPAPVWICVMLFVIGGSALAWLRHGRALYAIGGNSEAARTAGIRVDRVVWVVLILGGLLAAFAGILYTGHYGSISADQGSGWIFQVFAATVIGGVSLNGGRGTLFGALTGVLTLQLVVNVMTLAGVPPLWNQFLNGAIIIIALIISRFASGEKQD; from the coding sequence ATGTCCGCCACGACTGACACGTCCGCCGCCAAGACGGCGACGGAGGATCACCCGAGCGGCGCCGGCAACCGGCGCGGACTCGACCTGCGGCGCTACCGTGACCTGTCGCTCATCCCCGTGCTTCTGGTCCTCGGGCTGATCGGTTTCATCGTCTCGCCGGCCTTCCTCACCTCCGACAACCTGCTCGGCGTCGCGCAGCAGTCGACCGAGCTGAGCCTGCTGGTCCTCGCCGAGGCCATGATCCTCATCGCAGGCCGGATGGATCTGTCCCTGGAGTCCACCATCGGCGTGGCGCCGGTGATCGCGGTGTGGCTGGTGCTGCCCGCGAGCGGGGGACGGTTCCACGGCCTCGGCCTGCTGCCGACGTGGACTGCGGTTCCGGTCTGCCTGCTGGTCGGAGCCCTGATCGGCGCGATCAACGGCTTCCTCATCCTGAAGCTGCGCCTGAACGGCTTCATCGTGACGCTGGGAGCGCTGACGATGCTCCGCGGCCTTCAAGTCGCCATCTCCCAGGGCCAGTCGATCGTCGAACTGCCCAGCTCCTTCACCTACCTGGGCAGCACCTCGTGGCTCGGGGTACCGGCCCCGGTGTGGATCTGCGTCATGCTGTTCGTGATCGGCGGCAGCGCACTCGCCTGGCTGCGGCACGGCCGCGCGCTCTACGCGATCGGCGGCAACAGCGAAGCCGCGCGGACCGCGGGCATCCGCGTCGACCGCGTGGTGTGGGTGGTGCTGATCCTGGGAGGCCTGCTGGCCGCCTTCGCCGGCATCCTCTACACCGGCCACTACGGTTCCATCTCCGCGGACCAGGGCAGCGGCTGGATCTTCCAGGTGTTCGCCGCCACCGTCATCGGAGGCGTGAGCCTCAACGGCGGCCGCGGCACGCTCTTCGGCGCGCTGACGGGCGTCCTGACCCTCCAGCTCGTCGTCAACGTGATGACCCTGGCGGGCGTACCTCCGCTGTGGAACCAGTTCCTCAACGGCGCGATCATCATCATCGCCCTGATCATCTCCCGGTTCGCCTCCGGCGAGAAGCAGGACTGA
- a CDS encoding sugar ABC transporter ATP-binding protein: protein MADTLTASTTGAATVPVVEATGITKRFGATVALREARIFIAPGESHALVGRNGAGKSTLVSVLTGIQQPDSGSLRFSGEPAPAFGDTDAWRSKVACVYQRSTVIPELTVAENLFLDRQSAGALRPIRWKELRHRAGALLAEYGVEVSPTARIRDLSVEQRQFVEIARALSFGARFIILDEPTAKLDARGIDRLFTKLRELQAQGVAFLFISHHLQEVYDLCTRVTVYRDARYILTAPVAELGHDALVEAMTGESAARPAPSSPVAHAPRDEGKPVLEVTELTLPGSYQDVSLTVRSGEVVGLAGATASGNVQFGETLAGLHRTRAGGVRVAGRPVSTGDVPKALAAGVGFVPEDRHLQGLVTGRSVAENATLTVTDQLGPYGTVLPSRAKVFAQRMIDDLDIKTPGSATDVAELSGGNQQKVVVARALATQPDLLVAIRPTNGVDIKSKESLLGRIRRVADDGKAALIVSDELDDLRVCDRVVAMFHGRVVAEFPAEWTDEQLVAAMEGMTATADTNDTKGTTGHVRHD, encoded by the coding sequence ATGGCGGACACGCTGACCGCCTCCACCACGGGAGCCGCAACGGTCCCCGTGGTGGAGGCCACGGGGATCACCAAGCGCTTCGGCGCCACGGTGGCCCTGCGCGAGGCCCGCATCTTCATCGCGCCCGGGGAATCCCACGCGCTGGTCGGGCGCAACGGCGCAGGCAAGTCGACACTGGTCTCCGTACTGACCGGCATACAGCAACCGGACTCCGGCAGCCTGCGTTTCTCCGGTGAGCCGGCTCCGGCGTTCGGCGACACCGACGCCTGGCGCTCCAAGGTCGCGTGCGTCTACCAGCGATCCACCGTCATCCCCGAACTGACGGTCGCGGAGAACCTCTTCCTGGACCGCCAGAGCGCGGGCGCGCTCAGACCGATCCGCTGGAAGGAGCTGCGCCACCGGGCCGGAGCGCTGCTGGCGGAGTACGGGGTCGAGGTCTCCCCGACGGCCCGCATCAGGGACCTGTCGGTGGAGCAGCGGCAGTTCGTGGAGATCGCGAGGGCGCTCTCCTTCGGCGCCCGCTTCATCATCCTCGACGAGCCCACCGCGAAACTCGACGCGCGCGGCATCGACCGGCTCTTCACCAAACTGCGCGAGCTGCAGGCGCAGGGGGTGGCCTTCCTCTTCATCTCGCACCACCTCCAGGAGGTCTACGACCTGTGCACCCGCGTCACCGTCTACCGGGACGCGCGGTACATCCTCACCGCGCCCGTGGCCGAGCTCGGCCACGACGCCCTGGTGGAGGCGATGACCGGGGAGAGCGCCGCCCGGCCCGCCCCGTCGAGCCCGGTGGCCCATGCTCCGCGGGACGAGGGAAAGCCCGTCCTGGAGGTGACGGAGCTGACCCTGCCCGGCAGTTACCAGGACGTTTCGCTGACCGTGCGCTCAGGCGAGGTGGTCGGCCTGGCCGGCGCCACCGCCAGTGGGAACGTGCAGTTCGGCGAGACCCTGGCCGGGCTGCACCGCACCCGTGCGGGCGGCGTACGGGTCGCCGGCCGCCCGGTGAGCACCGGCGACGTCCCGAAGGCGCTGGCGGCCGGTGTCGGCTTCGTCCCCGAGGACCGGCACCTGCAGGGTCTGGTGACAGGACGGAGCGTCGCGGAGAACGCCACGCTGACCGTGACCGACCAGCTCGGCCCCTATGGCACCGTGCTGCCCTCCCGCGCCAAGGTGTTCGCGCAGCGCATGATCGACGACCTCGACATCAAGACCCCCGGGTCGGCGACCGACGTCGCCGAGCTCTCCGGCGGCAACCAGCAGAAGGTCGTCGTCGCCCGCGCCCTCGCCACCCAGCCCGACCTGCTGGTCGCCATCCGGCCCACCAACGGTGTGGACATCAAGTCCAAGGAATCCCTGCTCGGCCGCATCCGCCGCGTCGCGGACGACGGCAAGGCCGCCCTCATCGTCTCGGACGAACTGGACGACCTGCGCGTCTGCGACCGAGTGGTGGCGATGTTCCACGGCCGGGTGGTGGCCGAGTTCCCGGCGGAATGGACCGACGAGCAACTCGTCGCGGCCATGGAGGGCATGACCGCGACAGCCGACACGAACGACACGAAGGGAACGACCGGCCATGTCCGCCACGACTGA
- a CDS encoding sugar ABC transporter substrate-binding protein has translation MKPNHLRVTALVAGTVLLAGATTACNRNSTTAGSASTSKPAIGIDLPRSDSDFWNSYAQYTRRYVAAQGIHALPISNSQNDVTKLVANVQVFENTGAKAIVMAPQDTGAIASTLGRLANKHIPVVSVDTRPDSGKVYMVVRADNKAYGTKACEFLGKQLGGKGKVAELEGALDSINGRDRSEAFAACMKKEFPNIAVYPLATNWDGSVASSKLQTLLAQHPDINGIYMQAGGVFLQPTLSLLKQKGLLKPAGTQGHIAIISNDGIPQEFDAIRSGQIDATVSQPADLYAKYALYYAQAAAAGKTFEPGPTDHDSTIIQLPNGLEDQLPAPLVTKSNVDDKNLWGNNISK, from the coding sequence ATGAAGCCCAACCACCTGCGTGTCACTGCCCTCGTGGCCGGAACCGTACTGCTCGCCGGAGCCACCACGGCGTGCAACCGCAACAGCACCACTGCCGGCTCCGCCTCGACGAGCAAGCCCGCGATCGGCATCGACCTGCCGCGGTCGGACTCCGACTTCTGGAACTCCTACGCGCAGTACACCAGGCGGTACGTCGCCGCCCAGGGCATCCACGCCCTGCCGATCAGCAACTCCCAGAACGACGTCACCAAACTGGTGGCCAACGTCCAGGTCTTCGAGAACACCGGCGCCAAGGCCATCGTCATGGCGCCGCAGGACACCGGTGCCATCGCCTCCACCCTCGGCCGGCTGGCGAACAAGCACATCCCCGTGGTGAGCGTGGACACCCGGCCCGACAGCGGCAAGGTCTACATGGTGGTGCGCGCCGACAACAAGGCGTACGGCACCAAGGCGTGCGAGTTCCTCGGCAAGCAGCTCGGCGGCAAGGGCAAGGTCGCCGAACTCGAGGGAGCGCTGGACTCCATCAACGGGCGCGACCGCTCCGAGGCGTTCGCCGCCTGCATGAAGAAGGAGTTCCCGAACATCGCCGTCTACCCGCTGGCCACCAACTGGGACGGCTCGGTCGCCTCCAGCAAGCTGCAGACCCTGCTGGCGCAGCACCCGGACATCAACGGCATCTACATGCAGGCCGGTGGCGTCTTCCTGCAGCCGACCCTCTCCCTGCTCAAGCAGAAGGGCCTGCTCAAGCCCGCCGGTACCCAGGGCCACATCGCGATCATCTCCAACGACGGCATCCCGCAGGAGTTCGACGCGATCCGCAGCGGCCAGATCGACGCCACCGTCTCACAGCCCGCCGACCTCTACGCCAAGTACGCCCTGTACTACGCCCAGGCCGCCGCCGCGGGCAAGACGTTCGAACCCGGGCCCACCGACCACGACTCCACCATCATCCAGCTGCCCAACGGGCTGGAGGACCAGCTGCCCGCACCGCTGGTCACGAAGTCGAACGTGGACGACAAGAACCTCTGGGGCAACAACATCTCCAAGTGA
- a CDS encoding fumarylacetoacetate hydrolase family protein yields MRLMRLGAPEEEVPAVLSDDGRLLDLTPLTADIDGRFLSGGGIPRIRAAIEAGELPELTATDGLRIGPPVARPGKIVCIGLNYRDHAAETGAAIPQRPVVFMKDPGTVVGPYDEVLIPRGSTRTDWEVELAVVIGATARYLQSPEAAGECVAGYTISHDVSEREFQLDFSPQWDLGKSCETFNPLGPWLVTADAVPDPQALGLRLSVNGEVRQDGTTKDMIFDVPYLVWYLSQYMVLRPGDVINTGTPAGVALGLPGTPYLRSGDTVELSIDGLGSQRQTFARA; encoded by the coding sequence ATGAGACTGATGCGCCTGGGAGCCCCGGAAGAGGAAGTGCCGGCGGTCCTCTCCGACGACGGCAGGCTGCTGGACCTCACTCCGCTCACCGCGGACATCGACGGGAGATTCCTGTCCGGCGGCGGCATACCGAGAATCCGGGCCGCGATCGAGGCCGGTGAGCTCCCGGAGCTCACCGCGACGGACGGCCTGCGGATCGGTCCGCCCGTCGCCCGGCCGGGGAAGATCGTGTGCATCGGGCTCAACTACCGTGACCACGCCGCCGAGACCGGTGCGGCCATCCCGCAGCGCCCCGTGGTGTTCATGAAGGACCCGGGCACCGTGGTGGGCCCCTATGACGAGGTCCTCATCCCCCGTGGTTCCACCCGCACCGACTGGGAGGTGGAACTCGCCGTCGTCATCGGCGCCACCGCCCGCTACCTGCAGTCCCCCGAGGCCGCCGGCGAGTGCGTCGCCGGTTACACCATCAGTCACGACGTCTCCGAGCGGGAGTTCCAGCTGGACTTCTCCCCGCAGTGGGACCTCGGCAAGTCCTGCGAGACCTTCAACCCGCTGGGCCCCTGGCTGGTCACCGCCGACGCCGTGCCCGACCCCCAGGCGCTCGGGCTGCGCCTGTCGGTCAACGGCGAGGTGCGCCAGGACGGCACCACCAAGGACATGATCTTCGATGTGCCTTACCTCGTCTGGTACTTGAGCCAGTACATGGTGCTGCGCCCCGGTGACGTGATCAACACCGGCACCCCCGCAGGCGTGGCACTCGGCCTGCCCGGGACCCCCTACCTGCGCTCCGGCGACACGGTCGAGCTGTCGATCGACGGCCTCGGCAGCCAGCGTCAGACCTTCGCCCGAGCCTGA
- a CDS encoding L-fuconate dehydratase, which yields MPTSVPRITALDTYDIRFPTSRELDGSDAMNPDPDYSAAYLVLRTDAQEGLEGHGFTFTIGRGNDVQVAAIDALRAHVVGRSLDELCADPGSLGRDLIGDSQLRWLGPEKGVMHMAIGAVINAVWDLAAKREGKPLWQLLADAEPEWLAGQIDYRYLTDALTREEAVAILRRGKEGRAARELDLLARGYPAYTTSPGWLGYSDEKLTRLARQAVADGFTQIKLKVGADLDDDIRRLRAARAAVGPDVRIAIDANQRWNVDEAVAWTTALAEFDPYWIEEPTSPDDVLGHAAVRAGVAPVKVATGEHVQNRIIFKQLLQAGAIDVLQLDAARVGGVNENLAILLLAAKFSVPVCPHAGGVGLCELVQHLSMFDYLAVSGTVEGRMIEFVDHLHQHFVDPVVMRDGRYTAPRAPGFSARMAPESMARFTYPDGEFWAADLAGAAEAADATAGAGDRETAA from the coding sequence GTGCCCACAAGCGTCCCGCGGATCACCGCCCTGGACACCTACGACATCCGGTTCCCCACCTCCCGGGAGCTGGACGGGTCGGACGCGATGAATCCCGACCCCGACTACTCGGCCGCCTACCTCGTCCTGCGCACGGACGCGCAGGAGGGGCTGGAGGGCCACGGCTTCACGTTCACCATCGGCAGGGGCAACGACGTCCAGGTGGCGGCCATCGACGCCCTCCGGGCCCATGTGGTGGGCCGTTCCCTCGACGAGCTGTGCGCCGACCCCGGTTCGCTGGGCCGCGACCTGATCGGCGACAGCCAGCTGCGCTGGCTCGGCCCGGAGAAGGGCGTGATGCACATGGCCATCGGCGCAGTGATCAACGCGGTCTGGGACCTGGCCGCCAAGCGCGAGGGCAAGCCGTTGTGGCAACTGCTGGCCGACGCCGAGCCCGAGTGGCTGGCCGGCCAGATCGACTACCGCTACCTCACCGACGCCCTCACCCGCGAGGAGGCGGTGGCGATCCTGCGGCGCGGCAAGGAGGGCAGGGCGGCGCGCGAGCTGGACCTGCTGGCGCGCGGCTATCCCGCCTACACCACCTCACCCGGCTGGCTGGGCTACAGCGACGAGAAGCTGACCCGGCTGGCACGCCAGGCGGTGGCCGACGGATTCACGCAGATCAAGCTGAAGGTCGGCGCCGACCTCGACGACGACATACGCCGCCTGCGTGCCGCACGCGCGGCCGTCGGCCCGGACGTGCGGATCGCCATCGACGCCAACCAGCGCTGGAACGTGGACGAGGCCGTCGCCTGGACCACGGCGCTGGCCGAGTTCGACCCGTACTGGATCGAGGAGCCGACCAGCCCCGACGACGTCCTCGGTCACGCCGCCGTCCGGGCCGGGGTGGCGCCCGTGAAGGTCGCCACCGGTGAGCACGTCCAGAACAGGATCATCTTCAAGCAACTGCTTCAGGCCGGGGCCATCGACGTGCTGCAACTGGACGCCGCCCGTGTCGGAGGCGTCAACGAGAACCTCGCCATCCTGCTGCTCGCGGCCAAGTTCTCCGTGCCGGTCTGCCCGCACGCCGGCGGTGTGGGCCTGTGCGAACTGGTCCAGCACCTGTCGATGTTCGACTACCTCGCGGTGTCCGGCACGGTCGAGGGCCGGATGATCGAGTTCGTCGATCATCTGCACCAGCACTTCGTCGACCCGGTGGTGATGCGGGACGGCCGCTATACGGCCCCCAGGGCGCCCGGCTTCTCCGCCCGGATGGCACCCGAGTCCATGGCCCGTTTCACCTACCCCGACGGCGAGTTCTGGGCCGCGGACCTGGCGGGCGCCGCCGAAGCCGCCGACGCCACCGCCGGTGCCGGGGACAGGGAGACGGCCGCATGA